From a single Candidatus Bathyarchaeia archaeon genomic region:
- a CDS encoding ABC transporter ATP-binding protein — MTSENLLTVNGLTKRFGGLIAVENLSFNVKKGEILGLIGPNGSGKTTVINLLTGFLRPDDGKIFFDGKDITGLPPHQISRMKIARTFQLTKPFFNMSVLDNICVPLYAQRRSLGRNLRQEAIRIMELLELTPWANELPKNLPYGCLKKLELARALATRPKLLLLDEVFSGLTAEEMDNLIEIIKDLNNKGMTFIVVEHIMKVVMKISNRVLVLSSGKKIAEGKPEEVSRDEKVIEVYLGGRAFAPRK; from the coding sequence ATGACCAGTGAAAACCTACTTACGGTTAATGGATTAACAAAACGGTTTGGAGGGCTTATAGCAGTTGAGAACTTGAGTTTTAACGTTAAAAAAGGCGAAATTTTAGGGCTAATAGGACCAAATGGTTCTGGAAAAACAACTGTAATCAACTTGTTAACTGGCTTTCTTCGTCCAGATGATGGGAAGATCTTCTTCGATGGAAAGGATATAACTGGTCTTCCTCCTCATCAGATTTCCAGGATGAAAATAGCGCGAACTTTTCAACTAACTAAGCCATTTTTTAACATGTCTGTGTTAGACAATATATGCGTACCACTATACGCTCAAAGGAGGAGTTTAGGCAGAAATTTAAGGCAGGAGGCTATACGAATTATGGAACTTTTGGAATTAACTCCATGGGCAAATGAACTGCCTAAAAACTTGCCATATGGATGCTTAAAAAAGTTAGAACTTGCTAGAGCGTTGGCGACGCGACCTAAACTGCTATTATTAGATGAAGTGTTTAGTGGGTTGACAGCCGAAGAAATGGACAACCTCATAGAAATCATTAAAGATCTAAATAATAAGGGTATGACATTTATTGTTGTTGAGCATATAATGAAAGTTGTTATGAAAATCTCTAACCGCGTACTTGTGCTTTCCTCTGGTAAAAAAATAGCTGAAGGAAAACCGGAGGAGGTCAGTAGAGATGAAAAGGTTATTGAGGTCTATTTAGGGGGAAGAGCATTTGCTCCGCGTAAATAA
- a CDS encoding ABC transporter ATP-binding protein, with product MLRVNNITVFRDNIRVLNDVSLYVKKGSCVGIIGPNGAGKSTLLYSIIGLVKVKKGSIIFMERDITNLPISERVKHGISICPERRRLFPEATVLDNLKMGAYTCKDRKSYRENLSKIFELFPVLEERKNQKAGSLSGGEQQMLAIGRALMSKPKLLLLDEPSLGLSPIMKYKIFEKIIELKDKENITIVLVEQDAYMVSSVADKIYVLEGGKILMEGDKEIIFRDDRIRKAYLGM from the coding sequence TTGCTCCGCGTAAATAATATAACTGTTTTTAGAGACAACATACGAGTGTTAAATGACGTAAGCTTATATGTCAAAAAAGGAAGTTGCGTTGGAATAATTGGTCCTAATGGTGCAGGAAAATCAACGCTTCTTTACTCAATTATTGGCTTAGTAAAAGTTAAAAAGGGGTCTATAATCTTTATGGAAAGAGACATAACTAATCTTCCTATTTCTGAAAGAGTAAAACATGGTATTTCTATCTGTCCGGAAAGAAGAAGGTTATTTCCTGAAGCTACGGTGCTAGATAATTTAAAAATGGGCGCTTATACATGTAAGGACAGGAAAAGCTATAGAGAAAATCTATCAAAGATATTTGAGTTATTTCCGGTGCTTGAAGAGAGAAAGAACCAAAAAGCCGGTTCTCTAAGTGGCGGGGAGCAACAAATGCTCGCGATCGGCAGGGCCTTAATGTCTAAGCCTAAGCTTTTATTGTTGGACGAACCCTCTTTAGGCTTATCTCCTATTATGAAATATAAGATTTTTGAGAAAATTATTGAGCTTAAGGATAAAGAAAACATTACAATAGTGCTTGTTGAACAAGACGCTTATATGGTTTCGAGTGTGGCGGATAAGATATATGTTCTTGAAGGTGGAAAAATTTTAATGGAAGGTGATAAAGAAATTATTTTTAGAGACGATAGAATAAGAAAAGCTTACCTAGGTATGTAA
- a CDS encoding ABC transporter substrate-binding protein produces the protein MDKHAITKVQVAIIVVMIVIVAIIAGVVYYPVGLRLAPAESIKIGVTLPLTGMYSKIGEDLWRGFAMAIEEINEKGGILGRHVDVIIIDNEGSTDKVVSAVRRFIDIDKVHIIAGIFTVGNVFAVQDMIAESGIPYLCLSNPGPTALFLQDPQKFRNFFTMHAYYNDEAKLFVTIAREIFHAKSYVYLAEDFESCRRNGEYQEIFAREAGINLIEKIFVAPGSKDFTSEIIRIEQLNPDVLAHWVWSGAEFTFYKQMYERRFPIPHFTILSIVGMPQFSEWIGVDVSNYMVSGTWIANVSMTENTIPFCNKYYKKYGILPAMEAAQTYEGAYLLKAAIEKAGTTDPNAVIQALEEVEIIGIRGRVRMDARTHHPIYLKPGYIMPVVWQWKNGKPYVIYPKELAQKEFEKAPWWK, from the coding sequence TTGGATAAACATGCAATAACTAAAGTTCAAGTGGCTATAATAGTAGTAATGATAGTTATTGTGGCTATAATTGCTGGTGTAGTCTACTATCCTGTTGGTCTCCGTCTCGCGCCCGCCGAATCCATCAAGATAGGCGTCACCCTTCCTTTGACAGGAATGTACTCTAAAATTGGAGAGGACCTTTGGAGAGGATTTGCTATGGCCATAGAGGAAATAAATGAGAAAGGCGGCATTCTTGGGAGGCATGTTGATGTTATTATAATTGATAACGAGGGAAGTACTGATAAAGTTGTATCAGCGGTTAGAAGGTTTATCGACATAGATAAAGTTCACATAATTGCCGGAATTTTCACCGTAGGCAATGTTTTCGCAGTGCAAGATATGATAGCTGAGTCTGGAATCCCTTACCTGTGCCTCAGCAATCCTGGTCCTACCGCATTATTTCTACAAGATCCCCAAAAATTCAGGAACTTCTTCACAATGCATGCATACTACAATGATGAGGCCAAACTTTTTGTTACTATAGCGCGTGAAATCTTTCATGCAAAATCTTATGTTTACTTAGCTGAAGACTTTGAATCCTGCCGAAGGAACGGTGAATACCAAGAAATTTTTGCCCGTGAAGCTGGAATTAATTTAATTGAGAAAATTTTTGTCGCCCCCGGGTCCAAGGATTTCACAAGCGAGATTATAAGAATTGAACAACTTAATCCCGATGTGCTGGCTCACTGGGTTTGGAGCGGTGCGGAATTTACGTTTTACAAACAAATGTACGAAAGGAGGTTCCCAATACCTCACTTTACTATTCTATCTATTGTTGGCATGCCTCAGTTTTCAGAGTGGATTGGAGTAGATGTATCAAATTACATGGTGTCCGGTACGTGGATTGCAAACGTATCGATGACTGAAAATACCATACCGTTCTGCAACAAATATTACAAAAAATATGGTATATTGCCTGCAATGGAAGCTGCACAGACATATGAAGGAGCATATCTTTTGAAGGCTGCCATAGAAAAGGCAGGTACTACGGATCCTAACGCCGTAATACAAGCTCTCGAAGAGGTTGAAATAATAGGTATACGAGGGAGGGTTCGCATGGATGCACGCACTCACCATCCAATCTACCTCAAGCCAGGATACATAATGCCAGTAGTATGGCAGTGGAAGAATGGTAAACCTTACGTAATATACCCAAAGGAGCTTGCACAGAAAGAATTCGAAAAAGCACCTTGGTGGAAATAA
- a CDS encoding CoA transferase, whose amino-acid sequence MKSLRNIGRKSAPLFAPSFGPLSGIRVLSAGSIVAGPFIGILLADCGAELIHIESTEGESWRYVGPFIEGDGRRIGSEYASGVRNRLHIALNLRTEEGKEIFYGLINQSDIFIENMVWLEERFGISDEQILSVNPKIVIVHVSGYGKAKFGGDPEKCSRASYDLIAQAYSGWNKAIIAPADDVMRIP is encoded by the coding sequence GTGAAATCCCTTAGAAATATTGGAAGGAAAAGTGCTCCCCTTTTTGCTCCATCTTTTGGACCTTTAAGTGGAATAAGGGTTCTAAGTGCTGGAAGCATAGTTGCCGGCCCATTTATCGGCATATTATTAGCGGACTGTGGCGCCGAATTAATACACATTGAGAGCACCGAAGGGGAATCGTGGAGGTACGTGGGCCCCTTTATAGAGGGGGATGGAAGAAGGATAGGTTCTGAATATGCTTCCGGTGTAAGAAATAGGCTTCACATAGCCCTTAATCTTAGAACGGAGGAGGGAAAGGAGATCTTCTATGGTCTCATTAATCAATCCGATATTTTCATCGAGAATATGGTCTGGCTGGAAGAGAGATTTGGGATTTCAGATGAGCAAATATTAAGTGTGAACCCGAAAATTGTCATTGTACATGTAAGCGGATATGGAAAAGCTAAATTTGGAGGAGATCCAGAGAAGTGTTCCAGAGCATCTTATGACCTTATTGCGCAGGCCTATTCAGGCTGGAATAAAGCGATTATAGCTCCCGCAGACGATGTCATGAGAATACC